Proteins from a genomic interval of Hornefia porci:
- a CDS encoding nitroreductase family protein, whose protein sequence is MLDILRERRSIRKYTGEPVPEEALEKVLAAGLLSASSKGRKPWEFIVVRDRERLKRMSRCRVGAAGMLAGADCAVVVIGDEQKSDVWIEDCAVAMSNMHTTAASLGLGSCWIQGRSREAAEGGTTEDFLRSILNFPENFRLEAVLSLGMPAVKPAAYELETLPTDKIHREVFGG, encoded by the coding sequence ATGCTGGATATACTGAGAGAGAGACGCAGTATTCGTAAATATACGGGGGAACCCGTACCGGAAGAGGCGCTTGAGAAGGTTCTGGCGGCCGGCCTGCTTTCCGCATCGAGCAAAGGCAGGAAACCGTGGGAATTCATTGTGGTGAGAGACCGGGAACGACTGAAGCGTATGAGCCGGTGCCGTGTCGGCGCCGCAGGGATGCTGGCAGGGGCGGACTGTGCCGTGGTCGTGATCGGCGATGAACAGAAAAGTGATGTGTGGATTGAGGACTGTGCGGTCGCCATGAGCAACATGCACACGACGGCGGCGAGTCTGGGACTGGGAAGCTGCTGGATTCAGGGGAGAAGCAGGGAAGCCGCGGAGGGCGGCACGACGGAGGATTTTCTTCGTTCAATTCTGAATTTCCCGGAGAACTTCAGACTGGAGGCGGTCTTGTCTCTCGGAATGCCCGCGGTAAAGCCTGCGGCGTATGAGCTTGAGACGCTGCCGACGGACAAAATCCACCGCGAGGTTTTCGGTGGATGA
- a CDS encoding DUF4878 domain-containing protein yields MKNMKKMLAILMTVALAAVLCACGGPEPTEVADSFMTALQKNDTKTIKTVYAGESIDLELAFEDESGDDGSSGGYSSTLEKIVGNKLTGFDYKLSDEKIDGDKASVKVKVTTYAFGDALEGFYQDYRDKVLKQVLAGASDKKIGEMSQKLLEKRLKAMKKNYTGTFTLHLTKKSDGWVIDKFKDDGDFYNVMTGGTVDALKKIEEMFNNTTE; encoded by the coding sequence ATGAAGAATATGAAGAAAATGCTTGCGATACTGATGACTGTGGCGCTTGCGGCCGTTCTGTGCGCCTGCGGCGGACCTGAGCCGACGGAGGTGGCAGATTCGTTTATGACGGCGCTGCAGAAGAACGATACAAAGACGATTAAAACGGTTTACGCGGGAGAAAGCATCGATCTGGAGCTGGCGTTTGAAGACGAGAGCGGAGATGACGGCTCGTCCGGCGGTTATTCGTCAACTCTGGAGAAAATTGTGGGAAACAAGCTGACCGGCTTTGACTATAAACTCAGCGATGAAAAAATCGACGGAGACAAGGCTTCTGTGAAGGTGAAGGTCACGACTTATGCGTTTGGAGACGCGCTCGAGGGCTTCTATCAGGATTACCGGGACAAGGTGCTGAAGCAGGTTCTGGCAGGGGCCTCCGACAAAAAAATAGGGGAGATGTCCCAGAAACTCCTGGAAAAACGTCTTAAAGCAATGAAAAAGAATTACACCGGGACATTTACACTGCATCTCACAAAGAAAAGCGACGGATGGGTAATCGACAAATTCAAGGACGACGGAGACTTTTACAACGTCATGACCGGCGGGACTGTAGATGCGCTGAAAAAGATTGAAGAGATGTTCAACAATACGACGGAATGA
- a CDS encoding patatin-like phospholipase family protein has protein sequence MSVGLVVEGGGMRGIFAAGVLDYLMDQEIVFPNIIGVSSGATHACSYASGQRGRAFEAFTDFLDDPEFCSVRNLRKTGDYYSVDFVYHKIPEELYPLDQEGMEKRGVCFRVVTTNCITGKAEYPQVSDLRTDLEYIRASSAQPLAARMVPIDGYVYMDGAAADAIPVRYTLENNEKAVVILTQPEGYRKNPLQPLMPMLRARYRRYPRFLETLAESNRNYNRTLDYLDEQIEAGKAFVIAPMGPLNIAPTQKDRRKLKRAYDEGYFVAEGLGEKLKEFIGDM, from the coding sequence ATGAGCGTTGGTTTGGTAGTGGAAGGCGGCGGCATGCGGGGCATCTTTGCGGCCGGAGTGCTGGATTATCTGATGGATCAGGAGATCGTTTTTCCGAACATCATCGGCGTGTCGTCCGGAGCGACCCACGCGTGCAGCTATGCGTCGGGACAGCGGGGCAGAGCCTTTGAGGCCTTTACGGATTTCCTGGATGATCCGGAATTCTGCAGCGTCAGGAATCTGCGGAAAACAGGAGATTATTACAGCGTGGATTTTGTCTACCATAAAATCCCGGAGGAGCTGTATCCCCTGGATCAGGAGGGGATGGAGAAGAGAGGCGTCTGTTTCCGGGTCGTGACGACCAATTGCATCACCGGAAAAGCGGAGTATCCGCAGGTGAGTGACCTGCGGACGGATCTGGAATATATCCGGGCCTCCAGCGCGCAGCCGCTGGCGGCCAGAATGGTGCCGATAGACGGTTATGTCTATATGGACGGCGCCGCGGCGGATGCGATTCCGGTTCGCTATACGCTGGAAAACAATGAAAAGGCGGTAGTGATTCTGACGCAGCCGGAGGGCTACCGGAAAAATCCCCTGCAGCCGCTGATGCCGATGCTTAGGGCCAGGTACCGCCGGTATCCTCGGTTCCTGGAGACGCTGGCGGAGAGTAACAGGAATTATAACCGCACTCTGGACTATCTGGACGAGCAGATTGAGGCCGGAAAGGCGTTTGTCATCGCGCCGATGGGCCCGCTGAATATCGCGCCGACCCAGAAGGACCGCAGGAAGCTGAAGAGAGCCTATGACGAGGGATATTTTGTTGCGGAGGGCCTGGGCGAAAAACTGAAGGAATTCATCGGTGATATGTGA
- a CDS encoding Na+/H+ antiporter NhaC family protein — protein sequence MGRKIPLWQALLCFFFTLIVLMYCLGILGKLFGDALACDYGEVHIALLTSATFAAIVAALNGYKWSFLEAGMLASINRSMQAILILAEVGLLIGCWVAAGVVPAMIYYGLLILKPSIFLFAACLLCCIVSLATGSSWTTAGTIGIALIGVATGLGIPSSMAAGAVVSGAYFGDKMSPLSDTTNLAPAMAGATLFDHIRHMVYTVTPSLIIALVIYLILGMRASGNNLDIVEPMRQACLINFKLNLWMLIPPILVIIIVALKIPAIPGIMGGIVAGMLIGSIFNGISLAEWPGLLHYGYSVPGFTDAYTQAQDKLADQIASYDADSFLAMDAGDFAALAKEQGLSNAIIGEYNIDKLIDDKGGMDSMMWTINLILCAMCFGGIMDASGMLGEIAQSLLHFAKGTGGLVTVTVISCIIMNVIAGDQYLSLVLPGRMYKETYEDRRLAPRNLSRVLEDSGTITSCLVPWNTCGATMQKFLGVKTWGGPGGGYGRYAFLNLINPLVSIFYGFTGITMMKMTDEEYEKVMQAREKEKQEALANLEA from the coding sequence ATGGGTAGAAAGATACCTCTATGGCAAGCATTATTATGTTTCTTCTTCACGTTGATCGTATTAATGTATTGTCTGGGCATCCTTGGAAAATTATTTGGGGATGCACTCGCCTGTGACTATGGCGAGGTACACATCGCACTTCTTACTTCTGCGACATTTGCCGCGATTGTGGCCGCTCTGAACGGCTACAAATGGTCATTCCTGGAGGCCGGCATGCTGGCTTCCATCAACCGCTCCATGCAGGCCATTCTGATCCTCGCTGAGGTCGGTCTGCTGATCGGATGCTGGGTCGCCGCGGGCGTCGTTCCCGCGATGATCTACTACGGACTGCTGATTCTGAAGCCGAGCATCTTCCTGTTCGCAGCCTGTCTGCTCTGCTGTATCGTATCTCTGGCGACCGGTTCTTCCTGGACCACCGCCGGAACCATCGGTATCGCACTGATCGGTGTTGCGACGGGTCTCGGAATCCCGTCCAGCATGGCAGCCGGCGCTGTCGTCTCCGGCGCTTATTTCGGAGACAAGATGTCGCCGCTGTCTGACACCACCAATCTGGCTCCTGCCATGGCGGGCGCCACGCTGTTCGATCACATTCGCCACATGGTCTACACGGTTACGCCGTCTCTGATCATCGCTCTGGTCATCTACCTGATTCTGGGTATGAGAGCAAGCGGAAACAACCTGGACATCGTTGAACCGATGAGACAGGCCTGCCTGATCAACTTCAAGCTGAACCTGTGGATGCTGATCCCGCCGATTCTGGTTATCATCATCGTTGCTCTGAAGATCCCTGCGATCCCGGGCATCATGGGCGGTATCGTTGCCGGTATGCTGATCGGCTCCATCTTCAACGGAATCAGTCTGGCTGAGTGGCCGGGACTCCTGCACTACGGTTATTCCGTACCGGGATTCACCGACGCTTACACACAGGCACAGGACAAACTGGCGGATCAGATCGCATCCTACGATGCGGACAGTTTCCTGGCAATGGACGCCGGAGACTTCGCAGCTCTTGCTAAAGAGCAGGGTCTGAGCAACGCCATCATCGGCGAATACAATATTGATAAACTGATTGACGACAAGGGCGGTATGGATTCCATGATGTGGACCATCAACCTGATCCTCTGCGCAATGTGCTTCGGAGGCATCATGGACGCCTCCGGAATGCTGGGCGAAATCGCACAGTCCCTGCTGCACTTTGCAAAGGGAACCGGCGGACTGGTTACCGTTACCGTTATCAGTTGCATCATTATGAACGTTATCGCCGGAGACCAGTACCTGTCCCTCGTTCTGCCGGGCAGAATGTACAAGGAAACCTATGAGGACAGACGTCTGGCACCGAGAAACCTCTCCCGTGTACTGGAAGACTCCGGTACAATCACATCCTGCCTCGTCCCGTGGAACACCTGCGGCGCTACGATGCAGAAGTTCCTGGGCGTCAAGACCTGGGGCGGCCCGGGCGGAGGCTATGGACGCTATGCGTTCCTGAACCTGATCAATCCGCTCGTTTCCATCTTCTACGGATTCACCGGCATCACCATGATGAAGATGACCGACGAAGAATACGAAAAGGTTATGCAGGCCAGAGAGAAGGAAAAGCAGGAAGCTCTTGCCAACCTGGAAGCATAA
- a CDS encoding carbon starvation protein A: MVSFIVCLTVLIIGYFTYGKVAEKVYGPDERETPAVRINDGLDYVVMPKWKLFLIQLLNIAGLGPIFGALAGAEWGPAVFLWITLGTIFGGAVHDLGVGFMSMRHDGLSISELTGMYLGNIMKQVMRVFSVILLVMVGTVFAVGPAALIALLIGKQIDGDSIWTNTYFWLAVVLIYYFIATFVPIDKIIGNLYPVFGVCLIIMALGVSVGIFTHGYTIPEITLRSMHPAGTPIWPVMFVTVACGAISGFHATQSPLMARCCETEKEAHFVFYGAMVCEGIIALIWAAAGCAVYARTGGLMTGLFQIMNDQGQAGTVYDVCAKTMGGAGIVLAMIGVIACPITSGDTSFRAARLVIADWFKLDQDSYKVRLAVTLPLLTAGALISQLNYDVVWRYFSWSNQTLAMIALWTIAMYLYKNHRFYWMAVIPATFMSAVSVTYFCFAKECLGLSTAISYPVGIVVALIFLGIFLSKSVFGRKDDRLAA; the protein is encoded by the coding sequence ATGGTAAGTTTTATTGTCTGTCTGACGGTTCTTATTATCGGTTATTTCACCTATGGCAAGGTCGCGGAGAAGGTCTACGGACCGGATGAGCGCGAAACGCCTGCTGTGCGCATCAACGACGGGCTGGATTATGTCGTGATGCCGAAATGGAAGCTTTTTCTGATTCAACTGCTGAACATCGCAGGACTGGGTCCGATTTTCGGGGCGCTGGCCGGCGCTGAGTGGGGACCGGCGGTGTTCCTGTGGATCACCCTGGGAACGATTTTCGGCGGCGCGGTTCACGATCTGGGCGTCGGATTCATGAGTATGCGCCATGACGGTCTGTCCATTTCCGAACTGACCGGAATGTACCTGGGAAACATCATGAAGCAGGTCATGCGCGTGTTCAGTGTGATTCTTCTGGTCATGGTCGGAACAGTTTTCGCAGTCGGGCCTGCCGCGCTGATTGCGCTTCTGATCGGAAAGCAGATTGACGGTGACAGCATCTGGACGAACACCTATTTCTGGCTTGCTGTCGTACTGATTTACTATTTCATCGCAACCTTTGTTCCCATCGACAAAATCATCGGAAATCTGTACCCGGTTTTCGGCGTGTGTCTGATTATCATGGCACTCGGAGTTTCTGTTGGGATTTTCACCCACGGGTATACGATTCCGGAGATTACGCTGAGGAGTATGCATCCCGCCGGCACGCCGATCTGGCCGGTGATGTTTGTGACGGTCGCCTGCGGTGCGATTTCCGGATTCCACGCTACACAGTCGCCGCTGATGGCGCGATGCTGCGAAACAGAGAAGGAAGCGCATTTTGTATTCTACGGAGCCATGGTATGCGAGGGGATTATCGCTCTGATATGGGCTGCCGCCGGCTGTGCGGTCTATGCGCGCACAGGCGGACTGATGACCGGACTGTTTCAGATTATGAACGATCAGGGACAGGCCGGCACTGTCTATGATGTCTGTGCGAAAACGATGGGCGGCGCGGGAATCGTCCTCGCCATGATCGGCGTGATCGCCTGCCCGATTACCTCCGGGGACACATCTTTCCGGGCGGCCAGACTGGTAATCGCAGACTGGTTCAAACTCGATCAGGATTCGTACAAAGTCAGGCTGGCCGTTACTCTGCCGCTGCTGACGGCAGGCGCACTGATCAGTCAGCTCAACTATGATGTGGTGTGGCGGTACTTCAGCTGGTCCAACCAGACACTGGCGATGATCGCTCTCTGGACGATCGCCATGTATCTCTATAAAAATCACCGGTTTTACTGGATGGCAGTGATTCCGGCGACGTTCATGTCCGCCGTTTCGGTCACCTACTTCTGTTTCGCGAAGGAGTGTCTCGGCCTTTCCACTGCGATTTCCTACCCGGTCGGAATTGTGGTCGCGCTGATTTTCCTGGGGATCTTCCTCTCAAAGAGTGTGTTCGGCAGGAAGGACGACAGACTTGCGGCGTAG
- a CDS encoding response regulator transcription factor, with amino-acid sequence MPSKILLIEDDADIREGVRILLESEDYQIAEAGSGEDGLKLLSEETDLVILDIMLPGISGLKTCEEIRKKSFVPVLFLTAKGQESDKLIGLMAGGDDYLVKPFSYSELLGRVKALLRRYHLYKGKDSADSEDSARYIERSGVRISENFNQTFVGEDKVDLSDKEYQILLLLMKHPNKVFSAQNIYESIWNEPYYYSSNSTVMVHIRKLRVKIEADPQNPQHIKTVWGKGYRFE; translated from the coding sequence ATGCCATCCAAGATTCTGCTGATTGAAGACGACGCCGACATCCGCGAAGGCGTCCGCATCCTTCTGGAAAGTGAAGATTATCAGATAGCGGAAGCCGGAAGCGGCGAAGACGGACTGAAGCTCCTGTCTGAGGAAACCGACCTGGTCATCCTCGATATTATGCTACCGGGAATCTCCGGTCTGAAAACCTGCGAGGAGATTCGCAAAAAATCCTTTGTTCCCGTGCTCTTCCTCACCGCGAAGGGGCAGGAGTCGGATAAGCTCATCGGTCTCATGGCCGGCGGCGACGACTATCTCGTCAAACCGTTCTCCTATTCAGAGCTGCTGGGAAGAGTCAAGGCGCTGCTGCGGCGTTATCATCTGTACAAAGGAAAGGACTCCGCCGATTCGGAGGATTCCGCACGGTACATCGAACGTTCGGGAGTGCGGATCTCGGAAAACTTCAACCAGACCTTTGTCGGCGAGGACAAGGTGGATCTGTCCGACAAAGAATACCAGATCCTTCTTCTGCTGATGAAGCATCCGAACAAAGTATTTTCCGCGCAGAATATCTATGAAAGCATCTGGAACGAGCCCTACTATTACTCCTCCAACAGCACCGTCATGGTGCACATCCGAAAGCTCAGAGTCAAAATCGAGGCGGATCCGCAGAATCCGCAGCATATAAAAACCGTCTGGGGAAAGGGATACCGTTTTGAATAG
- a CDS encoding minor capsid protein → MLHLYSQAFLKSELDKQLQQGLIAGKHPQVLARDIRKAFNVSRSDAERLMRTELARVQTDAQMRSFEENGFEWYMFLSLGSGACEVCRALNGKKFKVKDMLISENAPPMHPNCRCSTAAAMGDEEIAEIRGGEKSGSTGTISSTSERERAYAYIQDDGKREPGHVNLPLVSTKKYHDKYDNLTRQKDVNESLYSESMKILRDRNNTEFEDIVAIDARTGDRLVKNCAAFANGVKHRCGFSRKEQNWLEGEEGRMRCCTTIQTIRFHLETIFISYLNEVSSLHQQYAAIMGTCIGLRN, encoded by the coding sequence GTGTTGCATCTATATTCGCAGGCGTTTTTGAAAAGCGAACTGGACAAGCAGCTCCAGCAGGGGCTGATTGCGGGAAAGCATCCGCAGGTTCTGGCCAGAGACATCCGGAAGGCGTTCAATGTCTCCCGATCCGACGCAGAACGGCTCATGAGAACGGAACTCGCCAGGGTACAGACGGATGCGCAGATGAGATCGTTTGAAGAAAACGGCTTTGAATGGTATATGTTTCTGTCACTGGGAAGCGGGGCTTGTGAGGTGTGCCGGGCGCTGAACGGAAAGAAGTTCAAAGTGAAGGACATGCTGATTAGCGAGAACGCTCCGCCCATGCATCCGAATTGCAGATGCAGCACTGCGGCCGCAATGGGCGATGAGGAGATTGCAGAGATACGAGGCGGCGAGAAGTCGGGAAGCACCGGAACGATAAGTAGTACCAGCGAAAGAGAACGCGCATATGCATATATTCAAGATGATGGTAAAAGGGAGCCGGGGCATGTCAATTTGCCGTTAGTAAGTACAAAGAAATATCATGATAAATATGATAATCTTACAAGGCAAAAGGATGTAAATGAAAGTCTTTACAGCGAATCGATGAAAATTCTCAGGGATCGTAATAACACTGAATTTGAAGATATTGTTGCGATTGATGCAAGAACCGGAGATAGGCTTGTAAAGAATTGCGCTGCCTTTGCAAACGGAGTAAAACATCGGTGTGGCTTTAGTCGGAAGGAGCAGAACTGGCTTGAGGGAGAGGAGGGTCGTATGAGGTGTTGCACAACCATCCAAACAATTCGCTTCCATCTAGAGACGATATTCATAAGTTATTTGAACGAGGTAAGCAGTCTGCATCAACAATATGCAGCCATAATGGGGACGTGTATCGGCTTGAGAAATTAA
- a CDS encoding LysR family transcriptional regulator produces the protein MEYNRIRYFIAVAKYQNMTRAAEELHVAEPAISQAVKRLSNELGIRLFERKGRNIVLTADGKRLYEKAAPLIRALDDMSESIAREKNTEHSVIHLNLQSVPQLFLDVINDFRTSHTQAMFRLSDAGENDMSWDIRITSASEKLRYVKSVPLLSEPVMIAVSKSHPLAHQDSVSLNELKGMDFIFPEENGQFSAFLNGYCQMVSFRPHIIYSSGSVEALEGMIASGLGIGFWPVRSWSQKSDQVHLLSIDGPQCERTIYLENNEAVADKPLKDEFFEYASHYFM, from the coding sequence ATGGAGTATAACAGAATCCGATATTTTATCGCAGTTGCGAAATACCAGAACATGACCCGCGCCGCCGAAGAACTGCATGTGGCCGAGCCGGCCATCAGCCAGGCAGTCAAGCGTCTCAGCAACGAGTTGGGAATCCGCCTGTTCGAGCGCAAGGGCCGCAATATCGTTCTGACGGCAGACGGAAAACGGCTGTATGAGAAGGCTGCTCCTCTGATCCGGGCGCTGGACGATATGTCCGAAAGTATCGCACGTGAAAAGAACACTGAACACAGCGTTATTCACCTGAATCTCCAGTCTGTCCCCCAGCTGTTTCTGGATGTAATCAACGATTTCCGCACCAGCCATACACAGGCGATGTTCCGGCTGTCTGATGCGGGCGAAAACGATATGAGCTGGGATATCCGCATTACCTCAGCTTCGGAAAAACTGAGATACGTGAAGAGCGTACCGCTCCTTTCCGAGCCGGTGATGATCGCGGTCAGTAAAAGTCATCCTCTGGCACATCAGGACTCAGTCAGCCTGAATGAACTGAAGGGAATGGATTTCATCTTCCCCGAGGAGAACGGTCAGTTCAGCGCGTTCCTGAACGGATACTGCCAGATGGTGTCCTTCCGGCCACACATCATCTACTCCTCCGGCAGCGTGGAGGCGCTGGAGGGGATGATCGCCTCCGGACTTGGAATCGGGTTCTGGCCGGTCAGAAGCTGGTCACAGAAGTCTGACCAGGTGCACCTGCTGTCCATCGACGGACCTCAATGCGAGCGGACCATCTATCTGGAAAACAATGAAGCGGTTGCCGATAAACCGCTGAAGGATGAATTCTTTGAATACGCCTCGCATTATTTTATGTAA
- a CDS encoding histidine kinase dimerization/phospho-acceptor domain-containing protein: protein MNRLNNGLQREAFFGILIALLVSGFLYFCMHEISSAFLDQHLNDTRLWDQKTAEKAASLQHFVTDRDLQLKDVSSIKEWDNTQRSTFAYIYNGHKQIYNSEGNVSSGGVTYRNLRHYSLNFADGKADLYLFYAVTYQYYVLAMILELILCSIVFIALFLYFVRRKINHITRLEQDIRILESGGMEHEITVPGNDELALLARGLDQMRITLRDNMIREENLVHANNELVTRMAHDLRTPLTTLLLYLGFLVEKKYSSEQQHDHYLHVALEKTERIKALSDQLFERFLVTGEEHVNLENPEPFRIIFEDLLSDISENLTSHGFRLEAELDWPAATAQVSFEYISRIADNILSNILKYADADRPVILRVAEEDGFSLITFENTISRHEERHESTRIGVLNIRAMMEKMNGSCEIHNDGILYSITLCFPNVTK, encoded by the coding sequence TTGAATAGACTGAACAACGGATTACAGAGGGAAGCCTTTTTTGGTATTCTGATCGCTCTTCTGGTATCGGGATTTCTGTATTTCTGTATGCATGAAATCAGCAGCGCGTTTCTGGATCAGCATCTGAACGACACCAGACTCTGGGATCAGAAAACGGCGGAAAAGGCGGCCAGCCTGCAGCATTTTGTCACAGACCGCGACCTTCAGCTGAAGGACGTCAGCTCGATTAAAGAGTGGGACAACACGCAGCGCAGTACCTTCGCCTATATCTACAACGGTCATAAACAGATTTACAATTCAGAGGGGAACGTCAGCTCCGGCGGCGTCACCTACCGGAATCTGCGGCACTACTCGCTGAATTTCGCAGACGGAAAGGCGGATCTCTACCTTTTCTATGCGGTCACTTATCAGTATTATGTTCTGGCCATGATTCTGGAGCTGATCCTCTGCTCCATCGTGTTCATCGCCCTGTTCCTTTATTTTGTGCGCCGCAAAATAAACCACATCACCCGGCTGGAGCAGGACATCCGCATTCTGGAAAGCGGCGGGATGGAACACGAAATCACGGTTCCCGGAAACGACGAGCTGGCGCTGCTCGCCCGCGGCCTGGATCAGATGCGCATTACGCTCCGGGACAACATGATCCGTGAGGAAAATCTGGTTCACGCCAACAACGAGCTGGTCACGCGGATGGCGCATGACCTGCGGACGCCTCTGACCACACTGCTCCTCTATCTGGGTTTTCTTGTGGAGAAAAAGTACAGCAGCGAGCAGCAGCACGATCATTATCTCCATGTTGCACTGGAAAAAACCGAGCGGATCAAGGCGTTGTCCGATCAGCTTTTTGAGCGCTTCCTGGTGACCGGAGAGGAGCATGTCAATCTGGAAAATCCGGAGCCCTTCCGCATTATTTTCGAGGATCTGCTGTCGGACATCTCCGAAAACCTTACTTCTCACGGCTTTCGTCTTGAAGCGGAGCTAGACTGGCCGGCGGCCACCGCACAGGTATCCTTCGAATACATCAGCAGAATCGCAGATAATATTCTCTCCAACATACTGAAATACGCCGACGCCGACAGACCCGTCATACTCAGGGTCGCAGAGGAGGACGGCTTTTCCCTCATCACCTTTGAAAACACGATCAGCAGGCACGAGGAGCGTCATGAAAGCACCCGTATCGGCGTCCTCAACATCCGCGCGATGATGGAGAAAATGAACGGCAGCTGCGAGATTCACAACGACGGAATCCTTTATTCCATTACGCTTTGTTTCCCAAACGTGACAAAATAA
- a CDS encoding MFS transporter yields the protein MRKNLKPNIEYAEIFWTHWSVYCVVASFSSVFLLANGYTNTEIGTMIAAGNLVSVAVQPVLASVADRSERFGVFPVSILVTVIVMLFEAVTLILSGRSFLLSAAYVLMFGFQASLQPLLNSMEAKLARRGIGVDYGICRAMGSLGYSVMSAVLGVLVVSAGVRALPVAGEICLLLLLGGLLLLGGRFRKAGSTASAGSPDIKEKGSISMGEFIRRHRVFLVINIGILLIFYDHQIINFFMLQIFQNVGGDSGNMGHYYSIMTILELIPLIGFTWLTKHFRSSFLLKVATIGFVLRGVFMLLAHTPTAMMLTLVVHPFGFPLFLPAVVRYINEIMDEREAVRGQSLYVIMITVSAVAASFSGGVILDTLGADALLWICAVTCVIGAAIILPLLDRAKTDSAKTL from the coding sequence ATGAGAAAAAATCTGAAACCGAATATCGAATATGCTGAAATTTTCTGGACGCATTGGAGCGTGTATTGTGTGGTCGCCAGCTTCAGCTCGGTGTTTCTGCTTGCCAACGGATATACGAATACGGAAATCGGGACGATGATCGCGGCCGGAAACCTTGTATCTGTAGCGGTCCAGCCGGTTCTCGCCAGTGTGGCGGACCGGTCCGAACGGTTCGGTGTTTTTCCGGTCTCCATCCTTGTCACTGTCATTGTAATGCTGTTTGAAGCAGTCACGCTGATTCTCAGCGGGAGGAGTTTCCTCCTGTCGGCGGCGTACGTTCTGATGTTCGGTTTTCAGGCCAGTCTGCAGCCGCTGCTGAATTCTATGGAGGCCAAGCTGGCGCGCCGCGGGATCGGTGTGGATTACGGAATCTGCAGAGCCATGGGGTCTCTGGGATATTCAGTGATGTCCGCAGTGCTGGGCGTTCTTGTGGTCAGCGCGGGTGTCCGTGCGCTTCCGGTCGCCGGAGAAATCTGTCTCCTGCTGCTTCTGGGCGGGCTGCTGCTTCTGGGCGGCCGTTTCCGGAAAGCGGGCTCGACGGCTTCCGCGGGCTCTCCGGACATAAAGGAAAAGGGCAGTATCTCCATGGGGGAGTTTATCCGCAGGCACAGGGTTTTCCTGGTCATCAACATCGGAATTCTCCTTATCTTCTATGATCATCAGATTATCAACTTCTTTATGCTGCAGATCTTTCAGAATGTAGGCGGAGACAGCGGGAACATGGGTCATTACTATTCGATTATGACGATCCTGGAACTGATTCCGCTCATTGGATTTACCTGGCTGACAAAACATTTCCGGTCATCTTTTCTGCTGAAGGTCGCTACGATAGGCTTTGTGCTTCGCGGTGTTTTCATGCTCCTGGCACATACGCCGACGGCGATGATGCTCACTCTTGTGGTGCATCCTTTCGGATTTCCGCTTTTCCTGCCCGCGGTGGTCCGGTATATCAATGAGATAATGGATGAGCGGGAGGCAGTGCGCGGCCAGTCTCTGTATGTGATTATGATTACTGTCAGTGCGGTCGCTGCGAGCTTCAGCGGCGGCGTGATACTGGATACCCTTGGCGCTGACGCGCTGCTGTGGATCTGTGCGGTCACCTGTGTAATCGGAGCGGCGATCATTCTGCCTCTGCTGGACCGCGCAAAAACTGACAGCGCAAAAACTTTGTAA